A window of the Bos indicus x Bos taurus breed Angus x Brahman F1 hybrid chromosome X, Bos_hybrid_MaternalHap_v2.0, whole genome shotgun sequence genome harbors these coding sequences:
- the LOC113886749 gene encoding histone H2B 1/2-like, with the protein MGNGGSTMSKPSSDSYEEDVITKENGTSEIEPSETDMAKAETFKPEPYDAEPKKAKQKTAKGRRRRHRHCHHDNFSSFATYFPRVLRQVHTGLSLSHDSVNILDLFVKGMFEQIAEEAGRLARNNKRRTITHEDIETAVRLLLPGVLSKYSITQATKSLIRYHTCR; encoded by the coding sequence ATGGGGAATGGTGGCTCTACCATGTCCAAACCATCCTCTGACAGCTATGAGGAAGACGTGATCACCAAAGAAAATGGCACCTCCGAAATTGAGCCCTCTGAAACGGATATGGCAAAAGCGGAGACCTTCAAACCAGAGCCGTATGATGCGGAACCaaaaaaggcaaagcagaagACAGCTAAGGGCCGCCGTCGCCGTCACCGGCACTGCCATCACGACAATTTCTCAAGTTTTGCTACCTATTTCCCTAGGGTGCTGAGGCAAGTACATACAGGCCTGAGTCTTTCCCACGACTCCGTGAACATCCTGGATTTGTTTGTGAAAGGTATGTTTGAGCAGATTGCCGAAGAGGCCGGGCGCCTGGCCCGCAACAACAAGCGCCGAACCATCACGCACGAAGACATCGAGACAGCTGTGCGTCTTCTGTTGCCTGGGGTGCTCAGCAAGTATTCCATAACCCAGGCCACCAAGTCGCTCATTAGATACCACACCTGCAGATGA